One genomic region from Estrella lausannensis encodes:
- the rpsM gene encoding 30S ribosomal protein S13: protein MPRVIGIDIPDKKRLEIALTYIYGIGRSVSNDIIARLKLNPGMRAHELTQDDIAKINTLLQNEYVVEGDLRRQVQNNIKRLVSIHAYRGSRHRAGLPVRGQRTRTNSRTRKGKRRTIANKKK, encoded by the coding sequence ATGCCTAGAGTTATTGGTATTGACATACCTGACAAAAAACGATTGGAGATCGCCCTGACCTACATCTACGGAATCGGACGCTCCGTATCCAACGACATCATCGCCCGTCTCAAGTTGAATCCTGGTATGAGAGCTCATGAGCTTACCCAGGACGACATCGCTAAGATCAACACCTTGCTCCAAAACGAGTACGTTGTTGAGGGTGATTTGAGACGACAAGTACAAAACAACATTAAGCGCTTGGTAAGTATTCACGCCTACAGAGGATCCAGGCACCGTGCCGGATTACCCGTTAGAGGACAGCGGACTCGCACCAATTCCCGCACCAGGAAGGGTAAGAGAAGAACCATCGCCAACAAGAAAAAATAA
- the rpsK gene encoding 30S ribosomal protein S11 — protein sequence MAKQQQSQNQAPKKSVKPKKKSHQHVPVGVAHVKASFNNTIVAIADPSGKVVTWSSAGRVNFSGSRKSSAFAATVAAQDAGKKAADLGMKEVEVVLRGAGAGRESAVRGLQSAGLIITAIRDRTPVPHNGCRARKRRRV from the coding sequence TTGGCCAAGCAACAACAATCGCAAAATCAGGCTCCTAAAAAGAGTGTGAAGCCAAAAAAGAAATCCCATCAGCACGTTCCAGTTGGAGTTGCCCACGTAAAGGCATCTTTCAACAACACGATCGTAGCTATCGCTGATCCTTCCGGCAAAGTTGTCACATGGTCCTCCGCAGGAAGAGTGAACTTTTCCGGTTCCAGAAAATCTTCCGCATTCGCGGCAACTGTAGCAGCACAGGATGCAGGCAAAAAAGCCGCAGACCTCGGTATGAAAGAAGTTGAAGTGGTGTTGAGAGGCGCAGGTGCCGGTAGAGAATCAGCTGTAAGAGGCTTGCAATCTGCTGGTTTGATAATCACCGCTATCAGAGATAGGACTCCTGTTCCGCACAACGGATGCAGAGCGAGAAAGAGAAGAAGAGTCTAA
- a CDS encoding DNA-directed RNA polymerase subunit alpha yields MSLKYGKFELPTNIILEEENSSRTFGRFIAEPFERGFGHTIGNAMRRMMLSSIEAPAIIAVRIQGVPHEYMAIEGVIEDMTNIVLNLKSALLRKLPSTEEANSKEQRIITSTIEVTQEMLDAHKGQVSIKLGDIIKAGNFEVVNPQLHLFYVTKPMKKQIDVRVAFGRGYVPSERHNILDKASDDILIDACYSPVRLVSYYVENTRVGQDTDFDKLIMDVTTDGRITPREAVSFAAQIATHHFEVFNKMKTIEVSFEDGEDMADTDDEEILEKLSYNIDEIELSVRSTNCLQGANIETIAELVIIPERKMLEFRNFGKKSLNEIKAKLQEMGLSLGMDLKRFDITLENVKDKVKALREEVKRKKNGAREKENANA; encoded by the coding sequence ATGTCATTAAAGTACGGCAAATTTGAATTGCCAACAAATATCATTTTGGAAGAGGAAAATTCGAGCAGGACCTTCGGTAGGTTCATTGCAGAGCCTTTTGAAAGAGGTTTCGGCCATACGATTGGAAATGCCATGAGACGCATGATGCTCTCCTCGATCGAAGCTCCGGCGATCATCGCGGTGCGCATTCAGGGAGTGCCCCACGAGTACATGGCGATCGAAGGTGTGATCGAGGACATGACTAATATCGTCTTGAACCTTAAAAGCGCTTTGCTTCGCAAGCTGCCATCCACTGAAGAAGCTAATTCCAAAGAGCAGAGAATCATCACTTCCACTATCGAAGTGACGCAGGAAATGCTGGATGCCCATAAAGGCCAGGTTTCCATTAAGCTTGGAGACATCATCAAGGCGGGTAACTTTGAAGTTGTCAACCCTCAGCTGCACCTGTTCTATGTCACAAAGCCTATGAAAAAGCAGATAGATGTACGTGTTGCTTTCGGCAGGGGATATGTTCCTTCCGAGCGCCATAACATCCTCGACAAGGCTTCTGACGACATCCTGATCGACGCTTGCTACTCACCAGTTCGCTTAGTCAGCTACTACGTTGAGAACACTCGTGTTGGACAGGATACAGACTTTGACAAGCTGATCATGGATGTTACCACTGACGGCCGTATCACACCCAGGGAAGCTGTTAGCTTCGCAGCGCAAATCGCGACTCACCACTTTGAAGTCTTCAATAAAATGAAGACCATCGAAGTGTCGTTCGAAGATGGCGAGGACATGGCAGACACTGACGACGAAGAGATTCTCGAGAAACTCTCATACAACATTGATGAGATCGAGCTATCTGTTCGTTCCACCAACTGCCTGCAGGGTGCAAATATCGAGACGATCGCCGAATTGGTAATCATTCCCGAAAGAAAAATGCTGGAGTTTAGAAACTTCGGAAAAAAATCCCTCAACGAAATCAAAGCGAAGCTACAAGAAATGGGACTGTCGCTTGGCATGGACTTGAAGCGTTTCGACATAACGCTCGAGAATGTCAAAGACAAAGTTAAGGCGCTCCGCGAAGAGGTCAAGAGGAAGAAGAATGGCGCACGCGAAAAAGAGAACGCCAACGCTTAA
- the rplQ gene encoding 50S ribosomal protein L17, producing the protein MRHLKQSKKLGRTTQHRRCMFANMLKSLIENERITTTVPKAKQLKRYADKMITLAKKNTLATRRKAIAELMIQYNALTPKEAREAKAGNTAAYNTDRKVIDKLFSQLGVRFADRQGGYTRIVRTANRPGDNAETCIIEYLPN; encoded by the coding sequence ATGAGGCACTTAAAACAAAGTAAAAAGCTGGGACGTACCACGCAGCATAGACGCTGCATGTTCGCGAATATGCTCAAGTCCCTGATTGAAAATGAGCGAATCACAACTACAGTCCCGAAAGCTAAACAGCTTAAGCGTTATGCAGATAAGATGATCACTCTGGCAAAGAAAAACACGTTGGCCACGAGAAGAAAGGCGATTGCCGAGTTGATGATCCAGTACAACGCGCTGACTCCAAAAGAGGCAAGAGAAGCTAAAGCAGGTAACACAGCGGCTTACAACACAGACCGTAAAGTTATCGATAAGCTCTTCAGCCAGTTGGGCGTACGTTTCGCTGACAGACAGGGCGGCTACACACGTATCGTGCGTACAGCTAACCGTCCCGGCGACAATGCTGAAACCTGCATCATCGAATATCTTCCTAACTAA